A stretch of DNA from Pseudoalteromonas sp. A25:
TTAGGTAAAAAAAGCAACAATGTATTTCCTTATGGTACAAATATTTAGCAGTCATAGAGCCGTTAATCAGTGCTATCTCTACATCAGTCAAATATTTACATCGACCTATGTGGATGATTTTATACCGCCTCAATAACATTTCCACAATTATAGAAATATCTTGCTTTTTTAAAATACTCCTCATACACTACCAAGCATGAAAATTGAACAAGCAGCCACGCAGTTGGCTGAGCTGGGTCATGTTACTCGGCTCGAAATATATCGTATTTTGGTTCGTGCAGGTCAAAATGGCTTGGCGGTGTCGGCTATCCAGCAGCAATTGGATATTCCGGGCTCTACCCTGTCTCACCATATCTCACGCTTGGTTAAAGTGGGTTTAGTGAGTCAAACCCGCGAAGGCCGTGTGCTGCGTTGCCAAGCACAGTATCAACAGCTCGAAGGGCTTATTGCCTTTTTATCTGAAGAGTGTTGCGCCGATAGCTGCTAAAAAATTTAATCTATATTTCGATAATTCTAGAAATATAAAAACAGGAGAAGGTGATGTTTACCTCAACACAATGGCAAAGTGCCATCGAATTTTTTATTGGTGCCTTTATAGAACTGGGCATCCTATTTGTGCTGATCAGTTTTATTGTGAGTATCGTTAATCATTACTTACCCATGAATAAGGTACGCACCTTGCTGTCGGGTAATAAAGGCTATGGTATTGCGATGAGCTTGGGGGCCATTACCCCCTTTTGTAGCTGCTCTACTTTGCCCATGATGGTGGGATTGCTTAAAGCCAGAGCTGCATTTGGCCCAGTGATGGCATTTTTGTTTACGTCACCACTGCTTAACCCATTTATTGTAGCGTTATTTTGGGCCACTTTTGGGGCATATAAAAATAACAAGACAGCCATTTTTAAATTAACAAGGCAACGAATAAATTGCACCCGTTACTTTGATATTTCTACTTAAAAAGCGCCTCTTCAATCTACTTTTTGCTTTTATCCGAGAAATTTGGCGTTAATTGCAAAGTGCTAGGCAGAGCTCTACCTACTTTGACAGCATGATTGTGGTTACGAATTTAGGGTTGTCACGTGGTTTAGCCGAAAAGCTGCTCGCAATGACTAATGCCAGTTCGCCGTTTTACTTCTAAATGCGTGTAATAACCATCCAGCTTATTGGGTCGCCCTACTGCGCCTTTGAACACTTTGGTAAATTGCGTGGTGAGCTTTAGCCAGTTTTCAGGGGCGATGTTTAGTCTCTCTAAAATAGGGAGAGTGCGCTGCTCTATGTATCCGCGTTTGTCTTCTCGCATACAACGACCTGTGAGTTCCACTAACTCT
This window harbors:
- a CDS encoding permease; the protein is MFTSTQWQSAIEFFIGAFIELGILFVLISFIVSIVNHYLPMNKVRTLLSGNKGYGIAMSLGAITPFCSCSTLPMMVGLLKARAAFGPVMAFLFTSPLLNPFIVALFWATFGAYKNNKTAIFKLTRQRINCTRYFDIST
- a CDS encoding ArsR/SmtB family transcription factor, translating into MKIEQAATQLAELGHVTRLEIYRILVRAGQNGLAVSAIQQQLDIPGSTLSHHISRLVKVGLVSQTREGRVLRCQAQYQQLEGLIAFLSEECCADSC